A single window of uncultured Methanospirillum sp. DNA harbors:
- the drmD gene encoding DISARM system SNF2-like helicase DrmD, producing MRVPDIGQCVLVRKRPAVVRNKIQSPGTRDGQKTHLLDVDYLDTYNYPSSDTIVWEREVGADIFALHDFPEIFPPLNPDKPSRFHAFIDAISWSAQGVYEFESDNKTVSYTSAPLSSPWFSAVQVEDYQLYPVLQALNMPRVNLLLADDVGLGKTIEAGLIIQELIKQRRIRRILIVCPASLQNQWQDEMKEKFNIGFEILDSEKTWEIQRTLGMDANPWKVYPRLITSMDYLKQVDILERFKVTSLQMGGNDSAMLPWDLLIVDEAHNYSPSRFSDDSQRCSMLRDITPFFEHRLFLTATPHNGYTVSFSGLLELLDPVRFQQKAVLSNEDYKHLNLVMIRRMKSQLNDGRNKNRFPSRTVDGLALIMSDEETRLFKAIRRYLLEGTKQIGKPGSRERNLAQFIVMLLNKRLLSSSYAFAQTWWNHVAGFDLDSFGIDEADESRKRAQTSIENDEEKDLREYDAARHGAGWLRQYRDELTPYLDEVSAELNRLGWGRRVVEQDISQCKEFPKDTRFEKLFTWVKENLMEKGKFKDDERVIIFTEYKDTLDYLVARFKEKKIETPVLQLLYGGADAKLRREVKENFNDPSSPLRILIATDAASEGLNLQTSCRYLIHQEIPWNPMRLEQRNGRVDRHGQSRDVFVWHFVSDQIEDLKFLDFVTRKVDTVRGDLGSVGNVLDEAIMEYFSKGSINTKEVERRVSLTKEIADDRRDMQHGMHGSNKEYDVAFESYLQTQKRLGLSEGRLFHLLDEAVKLDTSRSSDQGMLTSVSEGVFRFSSIPAGWKAIIQSSLLLDSESGAQPKMVFSPERVMVEEHGRIMFHPGKDTRLLMLGHPVMQKALSSFTRRMWLPSSESKFNKWTVEQGDLPKGLDFVFTLLYQIALRNKLGERMDTGILRVPVTVEDGRVRSLSSGEMGQISQLSATPLPNSQLSSLMKKTIPGYLKVKQFAEAFRGELASSIFTDKSDHLAQRLLEEIENHRALFAERKESLDQYKDPKHVKRLRNELEEAVDKMKQLTFDPEQNLENRLRVDDIKADMEFVRQTNHISILKERLGKEEDRVINKVLPRRFTLDEEGVEIMPVAVHILVSSREVA from the coding sequence CCTGATATCGGGCAATGTGTGCTTGTCAGAAAACGTCCGGCCGTTGTGAGGAATAAAATTCAATCTCCTGGTACTCGGGACGGACAAAAAACACACCTGCTCGATGTTGATTATCTGGATACCTATAATTATCCAAGTTCAGACACCATTGTCTGGGAACGGGAAGTAGGAGCAGACATCTTTGCCCTACATGATTTTCCTGAGATTTTTCCTCCTCTAAATCCTGATAAACCCTCACGTTTTCATGCGTTCATTGATGCGATCTCCTGGTCTGCTCAGGGGGTCTATGAATTTGAATCTGATAATAAAACCGTCTCCTATACCTCAGCACCCTTAAGCAGCCCGTGGTTCTCAGCAGTCCAGGTGGAAGATTATCAGTTATATCCAGTCCTTCAGGCCCTCAATATGCCTCGGGTTAACCTCCTCCTTGCCGATGATGTTGGTCTTGGGAAAACTATCGAAGCAGGGTTGATCATTCAGGAGCTCATCAAACAGAGACGGATTCGAAGGATACTTATTGTCTGTCCTGCGTCACTGCAGAACCAGTGGCAGGATGAGATGAAAGAGAAGTTCAACATCGGGTTTGAGATCCTTGATAGTGAAAAAACCTGGGAGATACAGCGAACCCTTGGGATGGATGCAAACCCGTGGAAAGTCTATCCCCGCCTGATTACTTCAATGGATTATCTCAAACAGGTGGATATTCTTGAACGGTTTAAGGTCACTTCTCTGCAGATGGGCGGGAACGATTCAGCTATGCTTCCCTGGGATCTGTTGATCGTTGATGAAGCACATAATTATTCTCCTTCCCGATTTTCTGATGATAGTCAACGGTGTTCGATGCTTCGTGACATTACTCCATTTTTTGAGCACCGGTTGTTTCTGACTGCTACTCCGCATAATGGATATACCGTATCCTTTAGTGGTCTGCTTGAACTTCTCGATCCGGTCCGGTTTCAGCAGAAAGCCGTACTCTCAAATGAGGATTACAAACATCTGAACCTGGTCATGATTCGCCGGATGAAGAGTCAGTTAAATGACGGACGAAATAAGAACCGGTTTCCATCACGGACGGTTGATGGTCTTGCATTAATAATGTCAGATGAAGAGACCCGGCTCTTTAAAGCAATTCGAAGATACCTTCTCGAAGGAACGAAACAGATTGGGAAACCCGGGAGTAGAGAAAGGAATCTTGCCCAGTTCATTGTGATGCTGCTGAATAAACGGCTGCTATCAAGTTCATATGCTTTTGCACAGACCTGGTGGAACCATGTCGCCGGGTTTGATCTGGATTCTTTCGGGATTGATGAGGCTGATGAATCACGAAAACGGGCTCAGACATCTATTGAGAATGACGAGGAGAAGGATCTCCGTGAATACGATGCAGCCCGTCATGGGGCCGGGTGGCTCAGGCAGTATCGGGATGAACTGACGCCCTATCTGGATGAAGTGAGTGCCGAGTTGAACCGACTCGGATGGGGTCGCCGGGTTGTTGAACAGGATATCAGCCAGTGTAAGGAATTTCCAAAGGATACCAGGTTTGAGAAATTATTCACCTGGGTAAAAGAAAATCTCATGGAAAAGGGGAAGTTCAAAGATGATGAGCGGGTTATCATCTTCACTGAGTACAAGGACACCCTCGATTACTTGGTTGCCAGATTTAAAGAGAAGAAGATTGAGACCCCGGTTCTTCAGCTCCTCTATGGTGGAGCTGATGCGAAACTTCGCCGTGAAGTAAAGGAGAACTTTAATGATCCCTCTTCTCCCCTTCGGATTCTTATTGCAACTGATGCAGCGTCTGAGGGTCTGAACCTGCAGACATCCTGCCGGTATCTCATCCATCAGGAGATCCCCTGGAATCCGATGCGACTTGAACAGCGGAATGGCCGGGTGGACCGGCATGGTCAGTCCCGTGATGTTTTTGTCTGGCATTTTGTTTCTGATCAGATTGAAGACCTGAAGTTTCTGGACTTTGTTACCCGGAAGGTTGATACTGTCCGGGGAGACCTCGGGAGTGTCGGGAATGTTCTTGATGAAGCGATTATGGAGTACTTCTCGAAAGGCTCGATCAATACCAAAGAGGTTGAGCGTCGGGTAAGTCTGACAAAAGAGATCGCAGATGATCGACGGGATATGCAACATGGAATGCATGGATCTAACAAGGAGTATGATGTCGCATTTGAATCATATCTGCAGACACAGAAGCGTCTTGGACTCTCAGAAGGACGGCTTTTTCATCTCCTCGATGAGGCGGTGAAGCTTGATACGTCCCGTTCATCAGATCAGGGAATGCTCACTTCAGTGAGTGAAGGGGTGTTCAGGTTTTCCTCTATTCCCGCCGGGTGGAAAGCGATCATTCAATCAAGTCTTCTCCTTGATAGTGAATCGGGAGCTCAGCCAAAGATGGTCTTCTCGCCAGAACGAGTGATGGTAGAAGAGCATGGAAGGATCATGTTCCATCCCGGGAAGGATACCCGGCTTCTCATGCTCGGTCATCCGGTTATGCAGAAAGCTCTCTCTTCTTTCACCCGGAGGATGTGGCTTCCGTCTTCAGAATCAAAGTTCAATAAATGGACCGTAGAGCAGGGGGATCTTCCTAAAGGATTAGACTTTGTATTCACACTCCTGTATCAGATTGCTCTTCGAAATAAACTCGGGGAGCGGATGGATACTGGAATTCTTCGTGTTCCGGTGACGGTTGAAGACGGGAGGGTAAGGTCTCTGTCGTCCGGAGAGATGGGCCAGATCTCTCAACTCTCCGCAACTCCTCTACCTAATAGTCAGTTATCTTCTCTGATGAAAAAAACCATCCCCGGATATCTGAAGGTGAAGCAGTTTGCTGAAGCATTCAGAGGGGAACTCGCGTCCAGTATTTTCACCGATAAATCTGATCATCTTGCTCAGAGACTTCTTGAAGAGATAGAGAATCATCGTGCATTGTTTGCGGAGCGGAAGGAATCACTGGATCAGTACAAGGATCCCAAACATGTCAAACGGCTTAGGAATGAGCTTGAAGAAGCTGTTGACAAGATGAAGCAGCTCACCTTTGATCCTGAGCAGAACCTTGAGAACCGGTTGCGAGTGGATGATATAAAGGCGGATATGGAGTTTGTTCGCCAGACCAATCATATCTCAATTCTGAAAGAGCGACTCGGGAAAGAAGAGGATCGGGTAATCAATAAAGTGCTTCCCCGGCGATTCACTCTTGATGAGGAAGGGGTCGAGATCATGCCGGTAGCGGTCCATATTCTGGTCTCTTCCCGTGAGGTGGCCTGA
- a CDS encoding DUF4062 domain-containing protein: MASNRIKIFISSRNHSPINFLGELQELSDVRKELKRIIEGITILGEISGKYKGKKYPLFKVFINEDEPPGSADLNSWEKCMQEVKSSDFVIAIIDGHAGWALPEYPLGICHDEYRTCKTLDPEKIYTIVLHEEIRTIPTDSGDIQRWENFWNYIEPDLSFTKFPKNGEELIEISLSTLAEALKRLVHKGSKSPSGKCYYFGQALEWSRLTYDERKQEIEISLMNSFKKSETVNPNTLLIPFKKKKVYSLFHGIPDSLSISHAKELVGQPFLYDYKSYESIRDLKAIGPIHIIGCHKTITESQALKMLGHPDVILVKAPFGLFLVDDIEKIQIIFIQNCRNQTETEKGMQLFFDWLTQKTDEVNYLITRAEKRVIIIESVYRVS, encoded by the coding sequence ATGGCAAGTAATAGAATTAAAATATTCATATCTAGTAGAAATCATAGTCCCATTAACTTTTTGGGAGAATTACAAGAATTGAGTGATGTCAGGAAGGAATTAAAACGAATAATTGAAGGAATTACTATTCTAGGTGAAATATCCGGCAAGTATAAAGGCAAAAAATATCCGCTATTTAAAGTATTCATTAATGAAGATGAACCCCCTGGGAGTGCGGACCTTAATTCATGGGAAAAATGTATGCAAGAAGTCAAATCATCAGATTTTGTTATTGCAATAATTGATGGGCATGCTGGATGGGCTCTTCCCGAATATCCTTTAGGGATATGTCATGATGAATATCGAACCTGTAAAACTTTAGACCCAGAAAAAATTTATACAATTGTATTACATGAGGAAATTAGAACGATTCCTACAGATTCTGGAGATATTCAACGATGGGAAAATTTTTGGAATTATATAGAACCAGACCTTTCTTTTACAAAATTTCCAAAGAATGGAGAAGAGTTAATTGAAATTTCCTTAAGTACTTTAGCTGAAGCATTAAAGAGATTAGTACATAAAGGAAGCAAAAGCCCATCAGGAAAATGCTATTATTTCGGTCAGGCATTAGAATGGAGTCGTTTGACTTACGATGAAAGAAAACAAGAAATAGAAATCTCATTGATGAATTCTTTTAAAAAATCAGAAACTGTAAATCCGAATACTTTATTGATTCCATTTAAGAAAAAGAAAGTCTATTCATTATTTCATGGAATTCCAGATTCTTTATCCATTAGTCATGCAAAGGAGTTAGTAGGACAACCTTTTCTTTACGATTATAAATCTTACGAAAGTATTCGTGATTTGAAAGCAATCGGCCCTATCCATATAATAGGATGTCATAAAACAATTACAGAAAGTCAAGCCTTGAAAATGTTGGGTCATCCTGATGTAATACTCGTTAAAGCACCTTTCGGGTTGTTTTTAGTAGATGATATCGAAAAAATTCAAATTATTTTTATCCAAAACTGCAGAAACCAAACCGAAACTGAAAAAGGAATGCAATTATTTTTTGATTGGCTCACACAGAAAACAGATGAGGTTAATTACCTAATAACCCGAGCCGAAAAACGGGTAATAATTATTGAAAGTGTTTATAGAGTATCGTAA